A window of the Thermoplasmatales archaeon genome harbors these coding sequences:
- a CDS encoding 5-formyltetrahydrofolate cyclo-ligase codes for MKEKIRKELLEKRNSLTTYEILEKSNLILKNLYSLEEFSKASKLASYISFGSEVYTHGLIREYSKKKEFFVPFIKDGDIFLSRISSWEELEGGIYGILQPKEPKVENGNLDIIIVPGIAFDENGNRIGYGKGYFDRLLKKFSSIKVALAFDFQVLKNIPNQEHDVKMDIIVTEKRIINCNVR; via the coding sequence ATGAAAGAAAAAATAAGAAAGGAATTACTTGAAAAAAGGAATTCACTGACAACATATGAAATATTGGAGAAAAGCAATCTCATATTAAAAAATCTGTATAGCTTGGAAGAATTTTCAAAAGCAAGCAAATTAGCTAGTTATATTTCATTTGGAAGTGAGGTATATACACACGGGCTGATCAGAGAATATTCAAAAAAGAAGGAATTTTTTGTTCCATTTATAAAGGATGGTGATATATTTTTATCAAGAATAAGTTCTTGGGAGGAGCTTGAAGGCGGGATATATGGAATACTTCAGCCAAAGGAGCCAAAGGTAGAAAATGGAAATTTAGATATTATAATTGTTCCAGGAATTGCATTTGACGAAAACGGAAATAGAATAGGCTATGGAAAAGGATATTTTGACAGACTTTTAAAAAAATTTTCTTCAATAAAAGTTGCTTTGGCATTTGATTTTCAGGTTTTGAAAAATATTCCTAACCAAGAGCATGATGTAAAAATGGATATAATAGTCACTGAAAAAAGGATTATAAATTGCAATGTTCGATAA